The Sylvia atricapilla isolate bSylAtr1 chromosome 5, bSylAtr1.pri, whole genome shotgun sequence genome includes a window with the following:
- the LRRC4 gene encoding leucine-rich repeat-containing protein 4, which produces MKLLWQVTVHHLRRHRRHRTWPGLLAASLTLHAWLLATAAGSPGPQSCPSVCSCSNQFSKVVCTRRGLAEVPPGIPSNTRYLNLMENNIQMIQADTFRHLHHLEVLQLGRNAIRQIEVGAFNGLASLNTLELFDNWLTVIPSGAFEYLSKLRELWLRNNPIESIPSYAFNRVPSLMRLDLGELKKLEYISEGAFEGLYNLKYLNLGMCNIKDMPNLTPLVGLEELEMSGNNFPEIKPGSFHGLKSLKKLWIMNSQINLIERNAFDDLTALVELNLAHNNLSSLPHDLFAPLRYLVELHLHHNPWDCDCDILWLSWWLREYIPTNSTCCGRCHAPLHMRGRFLVEVDQTSFQCSAPFIMDAPADLNISEGRVAELRCRTPSMSSVRWLLPNGTVLSHASSHPRLSVLNDGTLNFSHVLLTDTGLYTCMVTNVAGNSNASAFLNVSTAELNTSNYSFFTTVTVETTEISPEDVSPKFTKPVPTTSTGYQPAYTTTTTVLVQTTRPPKQVAVPTADAGDKLQTSLDEVMKTTKIIIGCFVAVTLLAAAMLIVFYKLRKRHQQRSTVTAARTVEIIQVDEDIAPAAATPAAAPAGGAGEGAVVLPNIHEHLNYNTYKAGHGAHWTENALSNSLHPPGTTLADPYLIQTHPKEKVQETQI; this is translated from the coding sequence ATGAAGCTCTTGTGGCAGGTAACTGTGCACCACCtccgccgccaccgccgccacCGCACCTGGCCGGGGCTCCTGGCCGCCTCCCTGACCCTCCACGCGTGGCTCCTGGCCACGGCCGCCGGCTCGCCgggcccccagagctgcccctccGTGTGCTCCTGCAGTAACCAGTTCAGCAAGGTGGTGTGCACCCGCCGCGGCCTGGCCGAGGTGCCCCCCGGCATCCCCTCCAACACCCGCTATCTCAACCTCATGGAGAACAACATCCAGATGATCCAGGCGGACACGTTCCGCCACCTGCACcacctggaggtgctgcagctgggcaggaacGCCATCCGGCAGATCGAGGTGGGCGCCTTCAACGGCCTGGCCAGCCTCAACACCCTGGAGCTCTTCGACAACTGGCTGACGGTGATCCCCAGCGGGGCCTTCGAGTACCTGTCCAAGCTGCGGGAGCTGTGGCTGCGCAACAACCCCATCGAGAGCATCCCCAGCTACGCCTTCAACCGCGTGCCCTCCCTCATGCGCCTCGACCTGGGCGAGCTCAAGAAGCTCGAGTACATCTCCGAGGGGGCCTTCGAGGGCTTGTACAACCTCAAGTACCTCAACCTGGGGATGTGCAACATTAAGGACATGCCCAACCTGACGCCCTTGGTgggcctggaggagctggagatgtCGGGCAACAACTTCCCCGAGATCAAGCCGGGCTCCTTCCACGGGCTCAAATCCCTCAAAAAGCTCTGGATCATGAATTCGCAGATCAACCTGATCGAGCGCAACGCCTTCGACGACCTGACGGCGCTGGTGGAGCTCAACCTGGCCCACAACAACCTGTCGTCCCTGCCTCACGACCTGTTCGCCCCGCTGCGCTACCTGGTGGAGCTGCACCTGCACCACAACCCCTGGGACTGCGACTGCGACATCCTCTGGCTGTCGTGGTGGCTGCGGGAGTACATCCCCACCAACTCCACCTGCTGTGGCCGCTGCCACGCCCCGCTGCACATGCGGGGCCGCTTCCTGGTGGAGGTGGACCAGACCTCCTTCCAGTGCTCGGCGCCCTTCATCATGGACGCGCCCGCGGACCTCAACATCTCGGAGGGGCGAGTGGCCGAGCTGCGCTGCCGGACGCCCTCCATGTCCTCAGTGCGGTGGCTGCTGCCCAACGGGACGGTGCTGAGCCACGCCTCGAGCCACCCACGCCTCTCTGTGCTCAACGATGGCACCCTCAACTTCTCGCACGTGCTGCTGACCGACACCGGCCTCTACACCTGCATGGTGACCAACGTGGCCGGCAACTCCAATGCCTCGGCCTTCCTCAACGTCAGCACGGCCGAGCTCAACACCTCCAACTACAGCTTCTTCACCACCGTCACGGTGGAGACCACCGAGATCTCCCCGGAGGACGTGTCCCCCAAGTTCACCAAGCCCGTGCCCACCACCTCGACGGGCTACCAGCCGGCctacaccaccaccaccactgtgCTGGTGCAGACCACGCGCCCGCCCAAGCAGGTGGCCGTGCCCACGGCCGACGCCGGCGACAAGCTGCAGACCAGCCTGGACGAGGTGATGAAGACCACCAAGATCATCATCGGCTGCTTCGTGGCCGTGACGCTGCTGGCCGCCGCCATGCTCATCGTCTTCTACAAGCTCCGCAAGCGCCACCAGCAGCGCAGCACCGTCACCGCCGCCCGCACCGTGGAGATCATCCAGGTGGACGAGGACATCGCGCCGGCTGCTGCCacgcccgcggccgccccggccggaggggcaggggaaggggccGTGGTGCTGCCCAACATCCACGAGCACCTCAACTACAACACTTACAAGGCCGGACACGGCGCCCACTGGACAGAGAACGCGCTGAGCAACTCCCTGCACCCCCCCGGGACCACCCTGGCCGACCCTTATTTAATCCAGACCCACCCCAAGGAGAAAGTTCAGGAAACCCAGATATGA